Proteins co-encoded in one Setaria viridis chromosome 9, Setaria_viridis_v4.0, whole genome shotgun sequence genomic window:
- the LOC117838775 gene encoding uncharacterized protein isoform X2, whose translation MAPDPTSELVVTPKAAAKDAASCCKSTPPKVSSVSPDEMRAVARKFADQPIQETEPGVWAVLTAISKKARLRPQGINILLSGEEHYLGRGVEDRFQISDPQISTRHCRIYKDTVLGELNRHEPVPVFIKDTSSNGTYINWKRLKKSSSPVKLNHGDVISFISVHKDSSYSFVYREVNAISCVENGATILKRKSEEGGSGSKRLKGLGIGSLDGPVSLDDVRRLEKSNADLREQLEAHVVTIETLRTEIKVAQAQHGKELEELRETTSTSYLDQTKSLRLALEEKQKQLDSLSTSNTELQNSIKDLDERLSASKQSRADAGEIISSQKAIICELEGQLSEERNLRREERDKAVQDMKSALHKVQAEAQEEIKRQAESYLRQQREQKEVIGKLQESEKETRLLVETLRSKLEDARDNLVTSEKKVRELEARLQDEQLVSANNQKKSDNLETELRKLKKELENEKAAREEAWAKVSALELEIAATIRDLSIEKQRYQGARERIILRETQLRAFYSTTEEISSLFAKQQEQLKAMQRTLEDEENYENTLMSVDLNKVPLATDDAHMKSVGCSKNTVEAPSASTQNTQVSEHSSSDEDANMTEQHAGGTAEGGSTQGLECSSPERSEDRLRSDFHGNPVPTAPEREVTDTEQVPETESQAGNVGCDDQRCDNMGETMPLEDEAQPQENEEAKDGDQPHANEDPVPIPKDGIGHCSEDKLEYDCSESKREDAHAGAIGTADLLTSEVAGSWAVETAPSVNGENESPRSVEDAGDAVGQDEEDGGSMAADALLTLVNSEGQAAGSQNNAEHAVSKITDHHRVLSAMIEIVDPEFKKQMSRSGGGNDEPMSDAETDEGSEEVDTDDDSEEPMVEDSVG comes from the exons aTGGCGCCGGACCCGACCAGCGAGCTCGTGGTCACGCCCAAGGCGGCGGCCAAGGACGCGGCCTCCTGCTGCAAGTCCACGCCGCCCAAGGTCTCCTCCGTCTCCCCCGACGAGATGCGCGCGGTGGCGCGCAAGTTCGCCGACCAGCCTATCCAGGAGACCGAGCCGGGCGTCTGGGCCGTCCTCACCGCCATCTCCAAGAAGGCCCGCCTCCGGCCCCAG GGAATTAACATTCTTTTGAGTGGTGAGGAGCACTACCTAGGACGTGGCGTTGAGGACCGCTTCCAGATTTCTGATCCACAAATAAGTACAAGGCATTGCCGGATATACAAGGACACTGTGTTGGGGGAGCTGAACCGCCATGAGCCTGTCCCTGTTTTCATCAAGGACACAAG CTCGAATGGCACTTACATCAACTGGAAAAGGCTCAAGAAAAGTTCATCCCCAGTCAAGCTTAATCATGGTGACGTTATATCATTTATATCAGTTCACAAAG ATTCTTCGTATTCATTTGTCTACCGTGAAGTTAATGCAATCAGTTGCGTAGAGAATGGGGCTACCATTCTCAAAAGGAAGTCAG AGGAGGGTGGTTCTGGAAGCAAGAGGCTAAAGGGTCTTGGTATTGGTTCTCTTGATGGTCCTGTTTCACTCGATGATGTCCGGAGACTAGAAAAATCTAATGCC GATCTCAGGGAACAACTTGAAGCACATGTTGTGACAATCGAGACTTTGAGAACTGAAATAAAAGTGGCCCAAGCGCAGCATGGAAAG GAACTTGAGGAGCTGAGAGAAACTACATCAACTTCTTATCTTGATCAAACTAAATCTCTCCGGTTAGCACTTGAGGAGAAACAAAAGCAACTTGATTCACTCAGTACATCAAATACAGAGTTACAGAATTCCATTAAAGACCTGGATGAAAGGCTTAGTGCATCTAAGCAATCACGTGCCGATGCTGGTGAGATAATTTCGAG CCAGAAAGCAATTATATGTGAGCTTGAGGGACAGCTAAGTGAGGAGCGTAACTTAAGAAGAGAGGAGCGTGATAAGGCTGTGCAGGACATGAAATCTGCATTGCATAAAGTGCAAGCTGAGGCTCAAGAAGAAATTAAAAGACAGGCGGAGTCTTACCTTAGACAACAAAGGGAACAAAAAGAAGTTATTGGCAAACTTCAG GAATCAGAAAAAGAAACCCGTTTGCTGGTGGAAACATTGAGGTCCAAGCTG GAAGATGCTCGAGATAATCTTGTAACATCCGAGAAAAAAGTAAGAGAGCTGGAAGCTCGACTTCAAGATGAGCAGCTAGTATCGGCTAACAATCAAAAG AAATCAGATAATCTGGAAACTGAACTGAGGAAACTGAAGAAAGAACTTGAAAATGAGAAG GCTGCTCGGGAAGAAGCATGGGCGAAGGTTTCAGCTCTTGAGCTTGAAATAGCTGCAACAATTAGAGATCTATCAATTGAGAAACAGAGGTATCAAGGAGCTAGAGAACGAATTATTTTACG AGAGACTCAGCTGCGTGCTTTCTATTCAACTACAGAAGAAATCTCTTCTCTGTTTGCAAAACAGCAGGAGCAGCTGAAAGCTATGCAGAGAACTTTGGAGGATGAAGAGAACTATGAGAATACCTTAATGAGTGTTGATCTCAATAAAGTTCCATTGGCCACTGATGATGCCCATATGAAATCAGTAGGGTGCTCAAAAAATACAGTGGAAGCTCCAAGTGCGTCAACACAGAATACCCAAGTAAGTGAACATAGTTCTAGTGATGAAGATGCCAACATGACTGAGCAGCATGCTGGTGGTACTGCTGAAGGTGGCAGCACTCAAGGTCTAGAGTGCTCTAGTCCAGAAAGGTCAGAGGATAGATTAAGGTCTGATTTTCACGGAAATCCTGTTCCTACAGCTCCTGAGAGGGAGGTAACAGATACTGAGCAAGTTCCTGAGACAGAAAGTCAAGCTGGTAATGTTGGTTGCGATGACCAAAGATGTGACAATATGGGAGAGACTATGCCGCTTGAAGATGAAGCGCAGCCTCAAGAAAATGAGGAAGCTAAAGATGGGGACCAGCCACATGCAAATGAGGATCCTGTTCCAATCCCCAAAGATGGCATTGGCCACTGTTCTGAAGATAAACTTGAGTATGATTGCTCCGAGAGCAAACGGGAGGATGCTCATGCTGGAGCTATTGGAACAGCTGATCTGTTGACCTCAGAAGTTGCTGGAAGCTGGGCAGTGGAAACAGCTCCATCTGTCAATGGTGAAAACGAATCGCCTAGGAGCGTGGAAGATGCTGGTGATGCCGTGGGGcaggatgaggaagatggtgGTAGCATGGCGGCGGATGCTTTGCTAACTCTGGTGAACTCGGAGGGCCAAGCGGCTGGGAGTCAGAATAATGCTGAACATGCCGTTTCCAAAATAACTGACCACCATCGTGTCCTTAGTGCCATGATTGAAATTGTTGATCCTGAATTCAAAAAACAAATGTCTAGAAGTGGCGGTGGAAATGATGAACCAATGTCTGATGCCGAGACGGATGAAGGCAGCGAGGAAGTTGATACAGATGATGACAGCGAGGAGCCTATGGTTGAGGATTCTGTTGGGTAG
- the LOC117838777 gene encoding bZIP transcription factor 29 produces MNGIVGDPHAAAMMMQQHVQQQLGVSLPMATSSFAPDAASAKPRPPGLPPTPPPASFAGHRPSPGDVCMDIDPAARSNKAHRRSRSDVPFGYFPPATSHLPPPKVEAGWSHHGVGGGGDADDLFNAYLNLEGLDGLNSSDERHDDGDSRGSSMKTNGADSSENESEECAADSRAAGIRLWGDASAAGDRREGLKRSAAGDPAAAAAPMARHARSLSMDSLIGKLNFSAGAAANGVMPGPNRFSLEFGSGEFTPVEMKKIMADEKLAEMALADPKRVKRVLANRQSAARSKERKMRYIAELEQKVQILQTEATTLSAQLTLLQRDSAGIATQNNELKFRLQAMEQQAQLRDALNEALTAEVQRLKLATAELGDSCSSNNLAQQLQLNAQDQMFQLHQQQATPIPFYQLQQAQQNGVGKNHESKE; encoded by the exons ATGAACGGCATCGTCGGCGACCCGCACGCGGCCGCGATGATGATGCAGCAGCacgtgcagcagcagctggggGTGTCGCTGCCGATGGCGACGTCGTCCTTCGCGCCCGACGCGGCCAGCGCCAAGCCGAGGCCGCCGGGTCTACCGCCAACGCCACCCCCGGCGTCGTTCGCCGGGCATCGGCCCTCGCCGGGGGACGTGTGCATGGACATCGACCCCGCGGCGCGCAGTAACAAGGCGCACCGCCGCTCCCGCAGCGACGTCCCGTTCGGGTACTTCCCGCCGGCGACGTCCCACCTCCCGCCGCCCAAGGTGGAGGCCGGCTGGAGCCACcacggcgttggcggcggcggtgacgcggACGACCTCTTCAACGCGTACCTCAACCTGGAGGGGCTGGAcgggctcaactcctccgacgagCGCCACGACGACGGGGACAGCCGCGGGAGCAGCATGAAGACCAACGGCGCCGACAGCAGCGAGAACGAGTCGGAGGAGTGCGCCGCCGACAGCCGCGCGGCCGGGATCCGACTCTGGGGCGAtgccagcgccgccggcgacaggCGGGAGGGGCTCAAGAGGAGCGCCGCGGGggacccggcggcggccgccgcgcccatgGCGCGCCACGCTAGGAGCCTGTCCATGGACAGCCTCATCGGGAAGCTCAACttctccgccggcgcggcggccaacGGCGTCATGCCGGGGCCCAACAGGTTCAGCCTCGAGTTCGGTAGCGGCGAGTTCACACCCGTCGAGATGAAGAAGATCATGGCCGACGAGAAGCTCGCCGAGATGGCCCTCGCCGACCCCAAGCGCGTCAAGAG GGTGCTGGCGAACAGGCAGTCGGCGGCGCGGTCCAAGGAGCGGAAGATGCGCTACATTGCGGAGCTGGAGCAGAAGGTGCAGATCCTGCAAACAGAAGCCACGACTCTCTCCGCTCAGCTCACTCTTCTCCAG CGCGACTCGGCGGGGATCGCGACGCAGAACAACGAGCTCAAGTTCCGGCTGCAGGCCATGGAGCAGCAGGCGCAGCTGCGCGACG CACTGAATGAGGCACTGACAGCCGAGGTCCAGCGCCTGAAACTCGCGACTGCAGAGCTCGGCGATTCTTGCTCGTCCAACAATCTAGCCCAGCAGCTTCAACTCAATGCTCAGGACCAGATGTTCCAACTGCATCAGCAGCAGGCTACGCCGATCCCGTTTTACCAGCTGCAGCAGGCACAGCAGAACGGCGTAGGGAAGAACCATGAATCGAAGGAATGA
- the LOC140221253 gene encoding uncharacterized protein: MDGELELPEFNPRERVKQQISVPFLWEVKPGAPKRDWVISKPVASESACPSPTPTKLVVSVPFQWEEKPGKPIQEASPFHVLPDHGGFVASSRSLNPFAVESEEEYSLGFDLEAFGFPDNNDASGAAAAAWVDGSSGRRDAWFSFSESEDYSHSSGDTSAQDQEFQFPRAPSEKSWEVANDEDQLSNPWSPPRSAVTTLEELMVLSRRLRCGQGLPVDVGKKSLSSVELIKKVLIVCS; this comes from the exons ATGGATGGAGAGCTTGAACTGCCTGAATTCAACCCTCGGGAACGGGTGAAGCAGCAGATTTCAGTCCCATTTCTCTGGGAGGTGAAACCTGGCGCGCCCAAAAGGGACTGGGTCATTTCCAAGCCAGTGGCATCAGAGTCTGCATGCCCATCCCCGACCCCGACAAAGCTTGTTGTGAGCGTGCCATTCCAGTGGGAAGAAAAGCCTGGGAAGCCTATACAAGAAGCATCTCCCTTCCACGTGCTGCCTGATCATGGTGGCTTTGTAGCATCTTCCCGCTCACTGAACCCTTTTGCGGTCGAGAGCGAGGAGGAATACTCGCTTGGTTTTGATCTGGAAGCATTTGGTTTTCCAGACAACAACGACGCTTCtggtgctgcagcagcagcatgggTTGATGGCTCCTCCGGCCGTCGTGACGCTTGGTTCTCGTTTTCAGAGTCAGAAGATTACAGCCACTCCAGTGGTGATACTTCAGCCCAGGACCAGGAGTTTCAGTTTCCCCGGGCACCTTCGGAGAAGAGCTGGGAGGTGGCCAACGACGAGGATCAGCTGAGCAATCCGTGGAGCCCTCCGAGGAGCGCGGTGACGACGCTGGAGGAGCTTATGGTGCTCAGCCGGAGACTGAGGTGCGGACAAGGATTGCCAGTTGATGTCGGGAAGAAGAGCCTCTCCTCCGTG gagctcatcaagaaggtttTAATCGTGTGTTCTTAG
- the LOC117838775 gene encoding uncharacterized protein isoform X1, which translates to MAPDPTSELVVTPKAAAKDAASCCKSTPPKVSSVSPDEMRAVARKFADQPIQETEPGVWAVLTAISKKARLRPQGINILLSGEEHYLGRGVEDRFQISDPQISTRHCRIYKDTVLGELNRHEPVPVFIKDTSSNGTYINWKRLKKSSSPVKLNHGDVISFISVHKDSSYSFVYREVNAISCVENGATILKRKSEEGGSGSKRLKGLGIGSLDGPVSLDDVRRLEKSNADLREQLEAHVVTIETLRTEIKVAQAQHGKELEELRETTSTSYLDQTKSLRLALEEKQKQLDSLSTSNTELQNSIKDLDERLSASKQSRADAGEIISSQKAIICELEGQLSEERNLRREERDKAVQDMKSALHKVQAEAQEEIKRQAESYLRQQREQKEVIGKLQESEKETRLLVETLRSKLEDARDNLVTSEKKVRELEARLQDEQLVSANNQKKSDNLETELRKLKKELENEKQAAREEAWAKVSALELEIAATIRDLSIEKQRYQGARERIILRETQLRAFYSTTEEISSLFAKQQEQLKAMQRTLEDEENYENTLMSVDLNKVPLATDDAHMKSVGCSKNTVEAPSASTQNTQVSEHSSSDEDANMTEQHAGGTAEGGSTQGLECSSPERSEDRLRSDFHGNPVPTAPEREVTDTEQVPETESQAGNVGCDDQRCDNMGETMPLEDEAQPQENEEAKDGDQPHANEDPVPIPKDGIGHCSEDKLEYDCSESKREDAHAGAIGTADLLTSEVAGSWAVETAPSVNGENESPRSVEDAGDAVGQDEEDGGSMAADALLTLVNSEGQAAGSQNNAEHAVSKITDHHRVLSAMIEIVDPEFKKQMSRSGGGNDEPMSDAETDEGSEEVDTDDDSEEPMVEDSVG; encoded by the exons aTGGCGCCGGACCCGACCAGCGAGCTCGTGGTCACGCCCAAGGCGGCGGCCAAGGACGCGGCCTCCTGCTGCAAGTCCACGCCGCCCAAGGTCTCCTCCGTCTCCCCCGACGAGATGCGCGCGGTGGCGCGCAAGTTCGCCGACCAGCCTATCCAGGAGACCGAGCCGGGCGTCTGGGCCGTCCTCACCGCCATCTCCAAGAAGGCCCGCCTCCGGCCCCAG GGAATTAACATTCTTTTGAGTGGTGAGGAGCACTACCTAGGACGTGGCGTTGAGGACCGCTTCCAGATTTCTGATCCACAAATAAGTACAAGGCATTGCCGGATATACAAGGACACTGTGTTGGGGGAGCTGAACCGCCATGAGCCTGTCCCTGTTTTCATCAAGGACACAAG CTCGAATGGCACTTACATCAACTGGAAAAGGCTCAAGAAAAGTTCATCCCCAGTCAAGCTTAATCATGGTGACGTTATATCATTTATATCAGTTCACAAAG ATTCTTCGTATTCATTTGTCTACCGTGAAGTTAATGCAATCAGTTGCGTAGAGAATGGGGCTACCATTCTCAAAAGGAAGTCAG AGGAGGGTGGTTCTGGAAGCAAGAGGCTAAAGGGTCTTGGTATTGGTTCTCTTGATGGTCCTGTTTCACTCGATGATGTCCGGAGACTAGAAAAATCTAATGCC GATCTCAGGGAACAACTTGAAGCACATGTTGTGACAATCGAGACTTTGAGAACTGAAATAAAAGTGGCCCAAGCGCAGCATGGAAAG GAACTTGAGGAGCTGAGAGAAACTACATCAACTTCTTATCTTGATCAAACTAAATCTCTCCGGTTAGCACTTGAGGAGAAACAAAAGCAACTTGATTCACTCAGTACATCAAATACAGAGTTACAGAATTCCATTAAAGACCTGGATGAAAGGCTTAGTGCATCTAAGCAATCACGTGCCGATGCTGGTGAGATAATTTCGAG CCAGAAAGCAATTATATGTGAGCTTGAGGGACAGCTAAGTGAGGAGCGTAACTTAAGAAGAGAGGAGCGTGATAAGGCTGTGCAGGACATGAAATCTGCATTGCATAAAGTGCAAGCTGAGGCTCAAGAAGAAATTAAAAGACAGGCGGAGTCTTACCTTAGACAACAAAGGGAACAAAAAGAAGTTATTGGCAAACTTCAG GAATCAGAAAAAGAAACCCGTTTGCTGGTGGAAACATTGAGGTCCAAGCTG GAAGATGCTCGAGATAATCTTGTAACATCCGAGAAAAAAGTAAGAGAGCTGGAAGCTCGACTTCAAGATGAGCAGCTAGTATCGGCTAACAATCAAAAG AAATCAGATAATCTGGAAACTGAACTGAGGAAACTGAAGAAAGAACTTGAAAATGAGAAG CAGGCTGCTCGGGAAGAAGCATGGGCGAAGGTTTCAGCTCTTGAGCTTGAAATAGCTGCAACAATTAGAGATCTATCAATTGAGAAACAGAGGTATCAAGGAGCTAGAGAACGAATTATTTTACG AGAGACTCAGCTGCGTGCTTTCTATTCAACTACAGAAGAAATCTCTTCTCTGTTTGCAAAACAGCAGGAGCAGCTGAAAGCTATGCAGAGAACTTTGGAGGATGAAGAGAACTATGAGAATACCTTAATGAGTGTTGATCTCAATAAAGTTCCATTGGCCACTGATGATGCCCATATGAAATCAGTAGGGTGCTCAAAAAATACAGTGGAAGCTCCAAGTGCGTCAACACAGAATACCCAAGTAAGTGAACATAGTTCTAGTGATGAAGATGCCAACATGACTGAGCAGCATGCTGGTGGTACTGCTGAAGGTGGCAGCACTCAAGGTCTAGAGTGCTCTAGTCCAGAAAGGTCAGAGGATAGATTAAGGTCTGATTTTCACGGAAATCCTGTTCCTACAGCTCCTGAGAGGGAGGTAACAGATACTGAGCAAGTTCCTGAGACAGAAAGTCAAGCTGGTAATGTTGGTTGCGATGACCAAAGATGTGACAATATGGGAGAGACTATGCCGCTTGAAGATGAAGCGCAGCCTCAAGAAAATGAGGAAGCTAAAGATGGGGACCAGCCACATGCAAATGAGGATCCTGTTCCAATCCCCAAAGATGGCATTGGCCACTGTTCTGAAGATAAACTTGAGTATGATTGCTCCGAGAGCAAACGGGAGGATGCTCATGCTGGAGCTATTGGAACAGCTGATCTGTTGACCTCAGAAGTTGCTGGAAGCTGGGCAGTGGAAACAGCTCCATCTGTCAATGGTGAAAACGAATCGCCTAGGAGCGTGGAAGATGCTGGTGATGCCGTGGGGcaggatgaggaagatggtgGTAGCATGGCGGCGGATGCTTTGCTAACTCTGGTGAACTCGGAGGGCCAAGCGGCTGGGAGTCAGAATAATGCTGAACATGCCGTTTCCAAAATAACTGACCACCATCGTGTCCTTAGTGCCATGATTGAAATTGTTGATCCTGAATTCAAAAAACAAATGTCTAGAAGTGGCGGTGGAAATGATGAACCAATGTCTGATGCCGAGACGGATGAAGGCAGCGAGGAAGTTGATACAGATGATGACAGCGAGGAGCCTATGGTTGAGGATTCTGTTGGGTAG
- the LOC117837539 gene encoding uncharacterized protein, whose translation MTRSSRAAAAAAPVLLAVLLLLLPPHWAGAATDVERRVLLDFKAAITADPRGVLETWTPSGNPCDFVGVTCGGASGPVQRLRIHGAGLAGALSPSLARLPALESISLFGNALTGGVPPSFRALAPTLRKLNLSRNALGGEIPPFLGTFPLLRLLDLSYNAFAGGIPPALFNPCLRLRYVSLAHNDLTGPVPPGIANCPRLAGFDFSYNRLSGEFPDRVCAPPEMNYISVRSNSLYGDLAGKVASCSSIDLFDVGSNRFSGAAPFALLGTVNITYFNVSSNDFDGEIPSITTCGSKFSYLDASGNRLTGPVPESVVNCRNLRVLDLGANALAGVVPPVIGTLRSLSVLRLAGNADISGSIPAELGGIEMLVTLDLAGLNLTGEVPGSLSQCKFLLELNLSGNKLQGAIPGTLDNLTYLKMLDLHRNQLDGGIPVTLGQLTNLVLLDLSENRLTGPIPQELGNLSNLSHFNVSFNNLSGMIPFVPVLQKFDFTAFMNNSLLCGPPLNNLCGGQDQGHRKRLGVPIIIAIVAAALILIGICIVCALNIKAYTRKTRDVEDSKEEEEVLVSESDPIASPGSNAIIGKLVLFSKSLPSRYEDWETGTKALLDKDCLIGGGSIGTVYKATFENGLSIAVKKLETLGRVRGQDEFEHEMSQLGNLSHPNLVAFQGYYWSSTMQLLLSEFMANGSLYDHLHGNRPYAFSESSSRGGGGELFWERRFNIALGAARALSYLHHDCRPQILHLNIKSSNIMLDGKYEAKLADYGLGKLLPILGSIELSRIHTAIGYIAPELASPSLRYSDKSDVFSFGVVLLEIVTGRKPVDSPGVATAVVLRDYVREILEDGTTSDCFDRSLRGFVEAEFVQVLKLGLVCTSNTPSSRPSMAEVVQYLESIRTSS comes from the exons ATGACgcgctcctcccgcgccgcggcggcggcggcgccggttcTCCTGGccgtcctcctgctgctgctgccgccgcattgggccggcgccgccacggACGTCGAGCGGCGGGTACTGCTGGACTTCAAGGCCGCCATCACCGCCGACCCGCGCGGGGTGCTCGAGACGTGGACGCCGTCAGGGAACCCCTGCGACTTCGTGGGGGTCACCTGCGGCGGGGCCTCCGGCCCCGTGCAGCGGCTGCGCATCCACGGCGCGGGCCTCGCGGGCGcgctctccccctccctcgcgCGCCTCCCCGCGCTCGAGTCCATCTCGCTCTTCGGCAACGCCCTCACCGGCGGCGTCCCGCCCAGCTTCCGCGCGCTCGCGCCCACGCTCCGCAAGCTCAACCTCAGCCGGAACGCGCTGGGCGGCGAGATCCCGCCGTTCCTCGGCACCTTCCCcttgctccgcctcctcgacctCTCCTACAACGCCTTCGCCGGCGGGATCCCACCCGCACTCTTCAACCcatgcctccgcctccgctacGTCTCCCTCGCGCACAACGACCTCACCGGCCCCGTCCCGCCGGGCATTGCCAACTGCCCGCGCCTCGCCGGGTTCGACTTCTCCTACAACCGCCTCTCCGGCGAGTTCCCGGACCGAGTCTGCGCGCCGCCGGAGATGAACTACATCTCCGTCCGAAGCAACTCTCTCTACGGCGATTTAGCCGGCAAGGTCGCCTCCTGCAGCAGCATTGACCTCTTCGACGTCGGGAGCAACCGCTTCTCCGGAGCTGCGCCATTTGCCCTCCTCGGCACGGTAAACATCACCTACTTCAACGTCTCCTCCAACGACTTCGACGGCGAAATTCCCAGCATTACAACTTGCGGCAGCAAATTCTCTTACTTGGACGCGTCCGGCAACCGGCTCACGGGGCCGGTGCCCGAGAGCGTGGTCAATTGCCGCAACCTCAGGGTTTTGGATTTGGGGGCGAATGCTCTTGCTGGAGTCGTTCCACCTGTGATTGGGACATTGCGCTCACTCTCCGTGCTCCGGCTCGCGGGCAATGCCGACATCTCCGGTTCAATCCCAGCTGAGCTTGGTGGGATCGAGATGCTTGTCACACTCGACCTCGCAGGCCTTAATCTCACAGGAGAGGTTCCAGGGTCCCTCAGCCAGTGCAAATTCTTGCTTGAGCT GAATCTTTCTGGCAACAAACTTCAAGGAGCGATCCCAGGCACACTCGACAACTTAACTTACCTCAAGATGCTTGACCTCCACAGGAACCAGCTTGATGGGGGCATTCCCGTGACACTTGGGCAGCTCACAAACCTTGTTCTCCTAGACCTCTCTGAGAATCGACTGACTGGGCCAATCCCTCAAGAGCTTGGAAACCTCTCTAACCTTTCGCATTTTAATGTGTCCTTCAACAACCTGTCTGGCATGATCCCTTTCGTGCCGGTCTTGCAGAAGTTTGATTTCACTGCATTCATGAACAACTCGTTACTATGCGGCCCTCCATTGAACAATCTCTGCGGGGGGCAGGACCAGGGGCACCGGAAACGATTGGGGGTGCCTATCATAATTGCCATTGTTGCTGCAGCCCTCATACTTATCGGGATATGCATTGTTTGtgccttgaacatcaaggcttATACACGCAAGACTAGAGATGTGGAGGACAgtaaggaagaggaagaggttctGGTTTCTGAGAGCGACCCAATTGCATCACCAGGCTCAAATGCAATCATCGGAAAGTTGGTGCTTTTCAGCAAGAGCTTGCCTTCAAGATATGAAGATTGGGAAACCGGAACTAAGGCACTCCTTGATAAAGATTGTCTCATTGGTGGTGGGTCAATCGGTACGGTGTACAAAGCCACTTTTGAAAACGGCCTATCCATTGCTGTGAAGAAATTGGAGACCCTGGGGAGGGTCAGAGGCCAGGATGAGTTTGAGCATGAGATGAGCCAGCTCGGTAACCTCAGCCACCCCAATTTGGTTGCTTTCCAGGGTTACTACTGGTCATCCACAATGCAGTTGCTTCTGTCCGAATTTATGGCCAACGGGAGCTTGTATGATCATCTCCATGGGAACCGCCCTTATGCTTTCTCcgagagcagcagcagaggtggtggaggtgagcTGTTTTGGGAAAGGAGGTTTAACATTGCACTTGGAGCGGCACGAGCACTTTCTTACCTTCACCATGACTGCCGGCCACAGATCCTGCATCTCAACATCAAGTCCTCCAACATTATGTTAGATGGGAAATATGAAGCTAAGCTGGCTGATTATGGATTGGGGAAGCTATTGCCAATTCTAGGAAGCATTGAGTTGAGTAGAATTCACACCGCCATTGGGTATATTGCACCGGAGCTAGCATCTCCGAGTTTGAGATATAGTGATAAGAGTGATGTATTTAGCTTTGGGGTGGTTTTACTTGAGATTGTGACAGGGAGGAAACCAGTAGACAGCCCTGGAGTGGCTACAGCAGTGGTTCTGCGTGATTATGTTAGGGAGATATTGGAGGATGGAACTACATCAGACTGCTTTGATCGAAGCCTGAGGGGATTTGTTGAAGCCGAATTTGTTCAGGTGCTCAAGTTGGGTTTAGTGTGCACTTCCAACACACCTTCAAGCCGACCTAGCATGGCAGAGGTGGTACAGTACTTGGAGTCCATTAGAACTAGTTCTTGA